Proteins from a genomic interval of Candidatus Rokuibacteriota bacterium:
- a CDS encoding alpha/beta hydrolase, with protein MTPREQVVQIRGGAVRFRVLTAGSGPDLVWFHSFHDRSAWPPFLDRLAQRFTVHAPFHPGVQGSEGVESVDDVVDLALAYDELMGALGIASAYLAGHFFGGMAAAELASICHGRAKKVVLISPLGLWLDAKPVADVVILPAAELRAVLWTDPESPAAREWATLPQTEEENVAAQIEQIQRLSAMGKFVWPIPDKGLKKRLHRLSAPTLILWGEADRANPPAYAEEFARLIRAAAVRRIPGGHMLHLESPDAVADAAAHFLSS; from the coding sequence ATGACGCCGCGCGAGCAGGTCGTCCAGATCCGCGGCGGCGCGGTCCGCTTTCGCGTCCTCACGGCCGGCAGCGGGCCCGACCTCGTCTGGTTCCACTCCTTCCACGACCGGAGCGCGTGGCCGCCGTTCCTCGACAGGCTGGCGCAGCGCTTCACCGTCCACGCGCCCTTTCACCCCGGCGTCCAGGGTTCGGAGGGCGTCGAGTCCGTGGACGACGTGGTGGACCTGGCGCTCGCCTACGACGAGCTCATGGGCGCCCTCGGCATCGCCTCGGCGTATCTCGCCGGCCATTTCTTCGGCGGGATGGCCGCGGCCGAGCTCGCCTCGATCTGCCACGGACGCGCGAAGAAGGTCGTGCTCATCTCGCCGCTCGGGCTCTGGCTCGACGCCAAGCCGGTCGCCGACGTCGTGATCCTGCCCGCGGCCGAGCTGCGCGCCGTCCTGTGGACGGATCCCGAGTCGCCTGCAGCGCGGGAGTGGGCGACGCTGCCCCAGACGGAAGAGGAGAACGTGGCGGCGCAGATCGAGCAGATCCAGCGGCTCTCGGCCATGGGCAAGTTCGTCTGGCCCATCCCCGACAAGGGGCTCAAGAAACGGCTGCATCGCCTGTCGGCGCCGACGCTCATCCTGTGGGGCGAGGCCGACCGCGCCAACCCGCCCGCGTACGCGGAGGAGTTCGCGCGGCTCATTCGCGCCGCCGCGGTCCGTAGGATTCCGGGCGGTCACATGCTCCACCTCGAGTCCCCTGACGCGGTGGCGGACGCCGCCGCGCACTTCCTCTCGTCTTAG
- a CDS encoding LLM class flavin-dependent oxidoreductase, which produces MKTCWFHLMPYRFLPENFENDYRSVWVDVPQSLYDGRKVHGLYNEYLDELEHAERLGFDGLCVNEHHQNAYGLMPSPNLMAAALTRRTSKAALVVLGNSLALYNPPVRVAEEFAMLDTISGGRLVAGFPVGTSMDTNFGYGVNPATLRDRYYEAHDLVMQAWTRPETFAFNGKYTQLRYVNIWPRPLQLPHPPVWIPGGGSVETWEWTARLNYVYCYLSYYGYKRGKTTMDGFWQALERLGVDDNPYRAGFLQLVCVSETDAAAEREYFEHVHYFYQRCLHVWEGFAEAPGYRTLKTLQAGVRSQVGDQARKIRQSLDWKKYVNEGYIIAGSPATVREQLADCVQKLRVGHLMVLLQIGSMPKELVFKNTELFGKEVLPYMRDTWKGYEDHWWPSGAGNGDAA; this is translated from the coding sequence ATGAAGACCTGCTGGTTCCACCTGATGCCGTACCGGTTCCTGCCGGAGAACTTCGAGAACGACTACCGCTCGGTGTGGGTGGACGTGCCGCAGTCGCTCTACGACGGGCGCAAGGTCCACGGTCTCTACAACGAGTACCTGGACGAGCTCGAGCACGCCGAGCGCTTGGGCTTCGACGGCCTCTGCGTCAACGAGCACCACCAGAACGCCTACGGGCTCATGCCCTCGCCCAACCTGATGGCCGCCGCGTTGACCCGCCGGACATCCAAGGCGGCGCTCGTGGTGCTGGGCAACAGCTTGGCACTCTACAACCCGCCCGTGCGAGTGGCCGAGGAGTTCGCCATGCTCGACACGATCTCCGGCGGGCGGCTCGTGGCGGGCTTTCCCGTCGGGACTTCCATGGACACGAACTTCGGCTACGGCGTCAACCCGGCGACGCTCCGCGACCGCTACTACGAGGCGCACGACCTCGTCATGCAGGCGTGGACGCGGCCTGAGACCTTCGCGTTCAACGGGAAATACACGCAGCTCCGCTACGTCAACATCTGGCCGCGACCGCTCCAGCTGCCGCACCCGCCGGTGTGGATCCCGGGCGGCGGAAGCGTGGAAACCTGGGAGTGGACGGCGCGGCTCAACTACGTCTACTGCTACCTCTCCTACTACGGCTACAAGCGCGGCAAGACGACCATGGACGGCTTCTGGCAGGCCCTCGAGCGGCTGGGCGTGGACGACAACCCCTACCGCGCCGGGTTCCTGCAGCTCGTCTGCGTGTCCGAGACCGACGCGGCCGCCGAGCGCGAGTACTTCGAGCACGTCCACTACTTCTACCAGCGGTGCCTGCACGTGTGGGAAGGCTTCGCCGAGGCGCCCGGCTACCGGACGCTCAAGACGCTGCAGGCGGGCGTCCGGTCGCAGGTCGGCGACCAGGCGCGGAAGATCCGGCAGTCGCTCGACTGGAAGAAGTATGTCAACGAGGGCTATATCATCGCGGGCAGCCCGGCGACCGTGCGCGAGCAGCTCGCGGACTGCGTCCAGAAGCTCCGCGTCGGCCACCTCATGGTGCTGCTGCAGATCGGCAGCATGCCCAAGGAGCTCGTGTTCAAGAACACCGAGCTCTTCGGCAAGGAAGTCCTGCCGTACATGCGCGATACCTGGAAGGGCTACGAGGACCACTGGTGGCCTTCGGGGGCCGGCAACGGAGACGCCGCATGA
- a CDS encoding pyridoxamine 5'-phosphate oxidase family protein, which translates to MTGHFTAELRVGLEGARYIYLTTYSRAGKPGTVPTWCWLHEGALYFTTQRASLKAKRIRNSGRVMVNVGRKDGPAFEGHAEWVDDRPDLEGAILVAYRRKYWILVPLWMGRYIRKGLLAKTSVLVRIRPTTR; encoded by the coding sequence ATGACCGGCCACTTCACAGCCGAGCTCAGGGTCGGCCTCGAGGGCGCGCGCTACATTTACCTGACGACTTACAGCCGGGCCGGCAAGCCCGGCACCGTGCCGACCTGGTGCTGGCTCCACGAAGGCGCGCTGTACTTCACGACTCAGCGCGCGAGCCTCAAGGCGAAGCGCATCAGGAACAGCGGGCGCGTCATGGTCAACGTCGGCAGGAAGGACGGCCCCGCCTTCGAGGGGCACGCCGAGTGGGTGGACGATAGGCCCGACCTGGAAGGGGCGATTCTGGTGGCGTATCGGCGCAAGTACTGGATCCTCGTGCCGCTCTGGATGGGCCGCTACATCCGCAAAGGTCTCCTGGCCAAGACCAGCGTCCTCGTCCGGATCCGGCCTACGACGCGCTGA
- the thiC gene encoding phosphomethylpyrimidine synthase ThiC, with protein sequence MKTYISGSNPSIRVPVRALTLTNGETLRLYDTSGPYTDPDHAVDLKQGLPPLRRHWILERDDVEPGAGGRWGLRAKPGRVVTQMHYARKGVITPEMEFVALRENCLPELVRSEVARGRAIIPANVNHPEAEPMIIGRNFLVKINANIGNSAVSSSIEEEVEKMTWATKWGGDTIMDLSTGKNIHETREWIIRNSPVPLGTVPIYQALEKVGGKAEELTWEIFRDTLIEQAEQGVDYFTIHAGVLLRYVPLTAKRVTGIVSRGGSIMAKWCLSHHQESFLYTHFREMCELMAAYDVSFSLGDGLRPGCQADANDEAQFAELDTLGELTKIAWEHDCQVMIEGPGHVPMHLIKENMDRQLEKCHEAPFYTLGPLTTDIAPGYDHITSAIGAAMIGWYGTAMLCYVTPKEHLGLPDKQDVKDGVIAYKIAAHAADLAKGHPGARDWDDALSRARFEFRWADQFDLSLDPETARSFHDETLPAEGAKVAHFCSMCGPHFCSMKITQEVREYAKTQGLADDSAAIAQGLREKAEEFKKVGSRLYVPKP encoded by the coding sequence ATGAAGACCTACATCTCGGGCTCCAATCCCTCGATCCGCGTGCCGGTTCGCGCGCTCACCCTGACCAACGGCGAGACCCTCCGCCTCTACGACACCAGCGGCCCCTACACCGACCCCGACCACGCGGTGGACCTCAAGCAGGGACTGCCGCCGCTCCGGCGCCACTGGATCCTCGAGCGCGACGACGTCGAGCCCGGGGCGGGCGGGCGCTGGGGCCTTCGAGCCAAGCCCGGGCGCGTGGTGACCCAGATGCACTACGCGCGCAAGGGCGTGATCACGCCCGAGATGGAGTTCGTGGCGCTGCGCGAAAACTGCTTGCCCGAGCTTGTCCGTTCCGAGGTCGCGCGCGGGCGGGCCATCATCCCCGCCAACGTGAATCACCCCGAAGCCGAGCCGATGATCATCGGCCGGAACTTCCTGGTGAAGATCAACGCCAACATCGGCAACTCCGCCGTCTCCTCCTCGATCGAGGAGGAAGTGGAGAAGATGACGTGGGCGACCAAGTGGGGCGGCGACACCATCATGGACCTCTCGACGGGCAAGAACATCCACGAGACCCGCGAGTGGATCATCCGCAACTCTCCGGTGCCGCTCGGCACCGTGCCGATCTACCAGGCCCTCGAGAAGGTCGGCGGCAAAGCGGAGGAGCTGACCTGGGAGATTTTCCGGGACACCTTGATCGAGCAGGCCGAGCAGGGCGTGGACTACTTCACGATCCACGCGGGTGTCCTGCTCCGCTACGTCCCGCTGACGGCGAAGCGCGTGACCGGCATCGTCTCGCGCGGCGGCTCCATCATGGCCAAGTGGTGCCTCTCGCACCATCAGGAGAGCTTCCTCTACACGCACTTCAGGGAGATGTGCGAGCTGATGGCGGCCTATGACGTCTCCTTCTCGCTGGGCGACGGGCTCAGGCCCGGTTGCCAGGCCGACGCGAACGACGAGGCGCAGTTCGCCGAGCTGGACACACTGGGTGAGCTGACGAAGATCGCGTGGGAGCACGATTGCCAGGTCATGATCGAGGGGCCCGGGCACGTGCCCATGCACTTGATCAAGGAGAACATGGACCGGCAGCTCGAGAAGTGCCACGAGGCGCCGTTCTACACTCTGGGGCCGCTCACGACGGATATCGCGCCCGGCTACGATCACATCACCTCCGCCATCGGCGCTGCGATGATCGGCTGGTACGGCACGGCCATGCTCTGCTACGTCACGCCCAAGGAGCACCTGGGACTGCCCGACAAGCAGGACGTCAAGGACGGCGTCATCGCCTACAAGATCGCCGCCCACGCCGCGGACCTCGCCAAGGGCCACCCCGGCGCGCGCGACTGGGACGATGCGCTGTCGCGCGCGCGCTTCGAGTTCCGCTGGGCGGACCAGTTCGACCTCTCGCTCGATCCCGAGACCGCGCGCTCCTTCCACGACGAGACCCTGCCCGCCGAGGGCGCCAAGGTGGCGCACTTCTGCTCCATGTGCGGGCCGCACTTCTGCTCGATGAAGATCACGCAGGAGGTTCGTGAATACGCCAAGACCCAGGGGCTCGCGGACGACAGCGCCGCCATCGCCCAGGGCCTGCGGGAGAAGGCGGAAGAGTTCAAGAAGGTCGGCAGCCGCCTCTACGTCCCGAAACCCTGA
- a CDS encoding uroporphyrinogen decarboxylase family protein, whose protein sequence is MTTKRERVLAALRGEPVDRVPIAFWLHNFAAENTAEGLAGETLRLAKTFDWDYLKPQSRAQCFAEMWGLQYRASRERSVPFTVTHAPVGNAAGLASLEPADPLAGAFGEQLAALRLIRAAVGPDTPIIWTVFSPLMVMPFLMTGGREQTLSLLRAAPTALEHALDAVAVTLRAFADACLDAGADGLFYATNLATRSLMTAAECRRFQRPYDLRVLTAVERAPFNLLHVCGEGALFDEFLDYPVTAFSWATVPGNPTLAEGQLKTGRAVVGGFPGKPDIAGFTGPALAGRARSAIAETGGRRLLLGPDCSINPDTPEPLLHAAGAAAREPRPA, encoded by the coding sequence ATGACGACGAAGCGCGAGCGGGTCCTCGCGGCGCTCCGCGGCGAGCCCGTCGACCGCGTCCCCATCGCCTTCTGGCTGCACAACTTTGCCGCGGAGAACACGGCCGAGGGCCTGGCCGGGGAGACGCTGCGCCTCGCCAAGACCTTCGACTGGGACTACCTCAAGCCGCAGTCGCGGGCGCAGTGCTTCGCCGAGATGTGGGGACTCCAGTACCGGGCCTCGCGCGAGCGCTCGGTGCCCTTCACGGTGACTCACGCGCCCGTCGGCAACGCGGCCGGTCTCGCCTCGCTCGAGCCCGCCGATCCCCTCGCGGGCGCCTTCGGCGAGCAGCTGGCCGCGCTCAGGCTGATACGCGCGGCAGTCGGCCCGGATACGCCGATCATCTGGACCGTGTTCTCGCCGCTCATGGTCATGCCGTTCCTCATGACGGGCGGCCGCGAGCAGACGCTCTCGCTGCTGCGTGCCGCTCCCACGGCCCTCGAGCACGCCCTCGACGCCGTCGCCGTGACGCTTCGTGCCTTTGCTGACGCCTGCCTCGACGCGGGAGCCGACGGGCTCTTTTACGCGACGAACCTCGCCACTCGCTCCCTCATGACCGCCGCCGAGTGCCGGCGCTTCCAGCGCCCGTACGACCTGCGGGTTCTCACTGCCGTCGAGCGCGCGCCCTTCAACCTGCTCCACGTCTGCGGCGAGGGCGCGCTTTTCGACGAGTTCCTTGACTATCCGGTGACGGCATTCTCCTGGGCGACGGTGCCCGGAAACCCGACGCTGGCCGAAGGCCAGCTCAAGACGGGGCGGGCGGTCGTCGGTGGATTTCCCGGCAAGCCGGACATCGCGGGGTTCACAGGTCCTGCGCTGGCGGGCCGCGCGAGGAGCGCGATCGCCGAGACAGGCGGCCGCCGGCTCCTGCTGGGACCGGACTGCTCGATCAACCCCGACACGCCCGAGCCGCTCCTCCACGCGGCCGGGGCTGCTGCGCGCGAGCCACGGCCAGCCTGA
- a CDS encoding ABC transporter substrate-binding protein: MTWGVHVSLTPAFFDPADATGTALPLMVYYAVHDALVRPLPGTRMGAALAQSWSRSADGLSYEFVLRKGAKFQNGDPVTAEDVKFSFERYRGASAGLLKAKVAAVEIADPLRVRFRLKQPWPDFMTFYGTPATGAAWIVPKKYVERVGDEGFKRAPVGAGPYRLVSFKPGIELVLEAFNGYWRKAPAIKTLVFKVIPDDATRLAALKTGEVDVAYGFSGALAEEVRRTPGLALKAAKIPVTNWLVFADQTDPKSPWHDRRVRLAANLAINRVAINTAGYLGLGTISASFIPHSLEYFWQPPLYPYDPKRARALLAEAGYPNGFDAGDLSSEPFAGTGIGEPVVNDLTAAGIRVRLRLLERAAFLKQFGDKTLKNIILAGSGAPGNAATRLEQYAVTGGLYAYGSYPEVDGLFNAQANEGNPRARRQILQKMQQIIHERVMFGPVIEYAYLVSIGPRVAVDGVNALPDDPYTAPYEDLRLKP; this comes from the coding sequence ATGACCTGGGGCGTCCACGTCTCGCTCACGCCCGCCTTCTTCGATCCGGCGGACGCCACCGGGACGGCGCTGCCGCTCATGGTGTACTACGCGGTCCACGACGCGCTCGTGCGGCCGCTGCCCGGCACGCGGATGGGCGCGGCGCTCGCGCAGTCGTGGTCACGGAGCGCGGACGGGCTCAGCTACGAGTTCGTGCTGCGGAAGGGCGCCAAGTTTCAGAACGGTGATCCCGTGACCGCAGAGGACGTCAAGTTCTCCTTCGAGCGCTACCGCGGCGCCAGCGCCGGCCTGCTCAAGGCGAAGGTGGCGGCCGTGGAGATCGCCGACCCGCTTCGCGTGCGCTTCCGCCTCAAGCAGCCCTGGCCCGACTTCATGACCTTCTACGGGACGCCCGCCACGGGCGCGGCGTGGATAGTGCCGAAGAAGTACGTCGAGCGAGTGGGCGACGAGGGCTTCAAGCGGGCCCCGGTGGGCGCGGGCCCGTACCGGCTCGTCTCGTTCAAGCCGGGCATCGAGCTCGTGCTCGAGGCCTTCAACGGCTACTGGCGCAAGGCGCCGGCCATCAAGACCCTCGTGTTCAAGGTCATCCCGGACGATGCGACCCGGCTGGCGGCCCTCAAGACGGGAGAGGTGGACGTCGCCTACGGGTTCTCGGGCGCGCTCGCGGAAGAGGTCCGGCGCACGCCCGGTCTCGCGCTCAAGGCGGCGAAGATCCCTGTGACGAACTGGCTCGTCTTCGCCGACCAGACGGATCCCAAGTCGCCGTGGCACGACAGGCGGGTGCGGCTGGCGGCAAACCTCGCCATCAACCGCGTGGCCATCAACACCGCGGGCTATCTCGGCCTCGGCACGATCTCGGCGAGCTTCATCCCGCACAGCCTCGAGTACTTCTGGCAGCCCCCGCTCTATCCCTACGACCCGAAGCGCGCACGCGCGCTGCTCGCCGAGGCCGGCTATCCCAACGGCTTCGACGCGGGCGATCTCAGCAGCGAGCCCTTCGCCGGCACCGGCATCGGCGAGCCCGTGGTCAACGATCTCACCGCGGCCGGCATTCGCGTGCGCCTGCGCCTGCTCGAGCGCGCGGCCTTCCTCAAGCAGTTCGGTGACAAGACGCTCAAGAACATCATCCTCGCGGGCAGCGGCGCGCCCGGCAACGCCGCGACGCGGCTCGAGCAGTACGCCGTCACGGGCGGGCTCTACGCCTACGGCAGCTACCCCGAGGTGGACGGCCTCTTCAACGCGCAGGCCAACGAGGGCAACCCCCGCGCGCGCCGCCAGATCCTCCAGAAGATGCAGCAGATCATCCACGAGCGCGTCATGTTCGGGCCCGTGATCGAGTACGCGTATCTGGTCTCGATCGGTCCGCGGGTCGCCGTCGACGGCGTCAACGCCCTGCCCGACGACCCGTACACGGCGCCCTACGAGGACCTGAGGCTGAAACCCTGA
- a CDS encoding sigma-54 dependent transcriptional regulator, giving the protein MATMAEGRILIADDEDGLRWVLEKGFRGAGYQVTAVKDGTAALREAEAQPFDLILLDIRMPGMDGLTLLGHVRGKRPDAQVVIMTAHGTVETAIQAMQKGAYDYLAKPFDIDEALLLAERALLARRLSLEVTSLKTGLREVWEFGALVGRHPTMQEVYKTIGRVAATDVSVLLRGESGTGKEVVARALHHYSRRAGRPFVGISAAAIPATLLESELFGHEKGAFTDAKERRLGKLELAHGGTVFFDEIGDMPPELQVKLLRALQERTFERVGGHELIRMDVRVLAATHRDLEAMMKSGKFREDLFYRLNVVSLSLPALRERRGDIPLLVEHFLSKYSETLGERVVVPEAMDRLAGYEWPGNVRELENVIQRAMVMASGGVILPEHLPIGPVSAAAGVAADASLEQIIERKMADCVRGLRGHASANLHSLMVGLVEKPLLRAVMRETKGNQVRAAQLLGINRNTLRKKLKEHGIDPDAA; this is encoded by the coding sequence ATGGCAACCATGGCCGAAGGGCGCATCCTCATCGCCGACGACGAAGACGGGCTCCGCTGGGTGCTCGAGAAGGGCTTCCGCGGGGCCGGCTACCAGGTCACCGCGGTCAAGGACGGCACCGCCGCCCTCCGGGAGGCCGAGGCGCAGCCCTTCGACCTGATCCTGCTGGACATCCGCATGCCGGGCATGGACGGCCTGACCCTCCTCGGCCACGTGCGCGGCAAGCGCCCCGATGCCCAGGTCGTGATCATGACCGCCCACGGCACCGTCGAGACGGCCATACAGGCCATGCAGAAGGGCGCCTACGACTACCTCGCCAAGCCCTTCGACATCGACGAGGCCCTGCTCCTGGCCGAGCGTGCCCTGCTGGCCCGGCGCCTGTCGCTTGAGGTGACGTCCCTCAAGACCGGGCTCAGGGAGGTCTGGGAGTTCGGGGCGCTCGTCGGCCGGCACCCGACCATGCAGGAGGTCTACAAGACGATCGGCCGCGTCGCGGCGACCGATGTCTCCGTGCTCCTCCGCGGCGAGTCGGGAACGGGGAAGGAGGTCGTGGCGCGGGCGCTGCACCACTACAGCCGGCGGGCCGGCCGGCCTTTCGTCGGCATCTCGGCCGCGGCCATTCCGGCGACCTTGCTCGAGTCCGAGCTCTTCGGCCACGAGAAGGGCGCGTTCACCGACGCCAAGGAGCGGCGGCTCGGCAAGCTCGAGCTGGCGCACGGCGGCACGGTCTTCTTCGACGAGATCGGCGACATGCCGCCGGAGCTGCAGGTGAAACTCTTGCGGGCGCTTCAGGAGCGGACCTTCGAGCGCGTCGGCGGCCACGAGCTGATCCGCATGGACGTGCGCGTGCTCGCGGCCACTCACCGTGATCTCGAAGCGATGATGAAGTCGGGGAAGTTCCGCGAGGACCTCTTCTACCGGCTCAACGTCGTGAGCCTCTCGCTGCCCGCGCTGCGCGAGCGCCGGGGTGACATCCCGCTCCTGGTCGAGCACTTCCTCTCCAAGTATTCCGAGACGCTCGGCGAGCGCGTGGTCGTGCCCGAGGCAATGGACCGGCTCGCCGGCTACGAATGGCCGGGCAATGTCCGCGAGCTCGAGAACGTGATCCAGCGCGCCATGGTGATGGCCTCGGGCGGCGTCATTCTGCCCGAGCACCTGCCGATCGGCCCCGTCTCCGCCGCTGCCGGCGTGGCCGCCGACGCCTCGCTGGAGCAGATCATCGAGAGGAAGATGGCCGACTGCGTGCGAGGCCTGCGGGGCCACGCCTCGGCGAACCTGCACAGCCTCATGGTCGGCCTCGTTGAAAAGCCCCTTCTGCGCGCGGTCATGCGCGAGACCAAGGGCAACCAGGTCCGAGCCGCCCAGCTGCTCGGCATCAACCGCAACACGCTCAGGAAGAAACTCAAGGAGCACGGCATCGACCCCGACGCGGCGTAA
- a CDS encoding ATP-binding protein, producing the protein MASLDYEALVRGLPDALVGVDADLRIILWNPAAEDLLGRSARRVTGRALKEVFPPETSLVRHLTDTLVTGESRSESSAVIEGPDGRPVHVSLVTAPLAGRSGAVTSAVAVVRDISRVRQLESEVRRGETLAAAGQMAVGLAHEIRNPLSAIRGAVQLMQRELGDEARWGEYTAVLLKEVTRVNSIIEMLLDLGRPVTLRAVPLNVHQLLERVALLLEEEATSLGIQFVRRYDPSLPPILADEDRIVQVFHNLVRNAIEAMPGGGRLTLVTRLSMNPLFAKVDLGQGQKSLAEIQIADEGQGIPEATRDKLFTPFFTTKDRGMGLGLALCHRIVEEHKGAIQVTSEPGRGTAVSCFLPIAR; encoded by the coding sequence ATGGCCTCCCTGGACTACGAGGCGCTGGTGAGGGGGCTGCCGGACGCGCTCGTCGGCGTGGACGCCGATCTCCGGATCATCCTGTGGAACCCGGCGGCGGAGGATCTCCTCGGCCGTTCCGCGCGGCGCGTGACCGGCCGCGCCCTCAAGGAGGTCTTCCCGCCCGAAACCTCCCTCGTGCGCCATCTGACAGACACGCTCGTCACCGGCGAGAGCCGTTCCGAGTCCTCCGCCGTGATCGAGGGTCCCGACGGCCGCCCCGTGCACGTGAGCCTGGTGACGGCGCCGCTGGCCGGCCGGAGCGGGGCGGTCACCTCCGCCGTCGCTGTCGTGCGCGACATCTCGCGCGTCCGCCAGCTCGAGTCCGAGGTGCGCCGCGGCGAGACCCTGGCCGCGGCGGGGCAGATGGCCGTCGGGCTCGCCCACGAGATCCGCAACCCGCTCTCGGCCATCCGCGGCGCCGTGCAGCTCATGCAGCGCGAGCTCGGGGACGAGGCGCGCTGGGGCGAGTACACGGCGGTGCTTCTCAAGGAGGTGACCCGGGTCAACAGCATCATCGAGATGTTGCTGGACCTCGGGCGCCCGGTCACGCTCCGCGCCGTGCCGCTCAATGTCCACCAGCTCCTCGAGCGCGTAGCCCTGCTGCTCGAGGAGGAGGCGACCTCGCTCGGCATCCAGTTCGTCCGGCGCTACGACCCCAGCCTGCCGCCCATCCTGGCCGACGAAGACCGCATCGTGCAGGTCTTCCACAACCTCGTGCGAAATGCCATCGAGGCCATGCCCGGTGGGGGACGTCTCACGCTCGTCACGCGCCTGTCCATGAACCCGCTCTTCGCCAAGGTGGACCTGGGTCAGGGCCAGAAGAGCCTCGCCGAGATCCAGATCGCCGACGAGGGGCAGGGCATACCCGAGGCCACCCGCGACAAGCTCTTCACGCCGTTCTTCACCACCAAGGACCGGGGCATGGGCCTGGGTCTGGCCCTTTGCCACCGCATCGTCGAAGAGCACAAGGGCGCCATACAGGTCACGAGCGAACCGGGGCGCGGCACGGCCGTCTCCTGCTTCCTGCCCATCGCGCGATAG
- the tsaD gene encoding tRNA (adenosine(37)-N6)-threonylcarbamoyltransferase complex transferase subunit TsaD — translation MMIVLGIETSCDETAAAVLDSGRKVLSSVVLSQDEVHAPYGGVVPELASRRHLEVVVPVIRRALAEAGLGLRDLDGVAVTQGPGLVGSLLVGCSAAKALAWVHGTPLVGVNHLEGHIYAAFLEDRAPDYPFLALVVSGGHTALYVAEAPRRYARVGQTRDDAAGEAFDKVAKLLGLGYPGGPAIERAARGGDAAAIRFPTANMTDGALDFSFSGIKTAVSLHVRRAGSLSPNQVADVAASFQATVVKMLVRQTLHAGQRLGTRRVVLTGGVAANTELRGALEGGCVDRGWELLVPSRRLCTDNAAMIAAAGNDRLEAGERAPLTMNAVPDMALA, via the coding sequence ATCATGATTGTGCTGGGCATCGAGACCTCCTGCGACGAGACCGCCGCCGCCGTGCTCGACAGCGGACGCAAGGTGCTCTCGAGCGTCGTCCTTTCCCAGGACGAGGTCCACGCCCCCTACGGCGGCGTGGTGCCCGAGCTCGCCTCGCGCCGCCACCTCGAGGTGGTCGTTCCCGTCATCCGCCGCGCGCTGGCCGAGGCCGGCCTGGGGCTGCGCGATCTGGACGGCGTCGCCGTGACCCAGGGGCCCGGGCTCGTCGGCTCGCTCCTTGTCGGCTGCTCGGCGGCCAAGGCGCTGGCGTGGGTGCACGGCACGCCGCTCGTCGGCGTCAACCACCTCGAGGGGCACATCTACGCCGCCTTCCTCGAGGACCGCGCCCCCGACTACCCGTTTCTCGCCCTCGTCGTCTCGGGCGGTCACACGGCGCTGTACGTCGCGGAGGCGCCGCGGCGCTACGCCCGGGTCGGGCAGACGCGTGACGACGCCGCGGGCGAGGCCTTCGACAAGGTCGCCAAGCTCCTGGGCCTGGGCTATCCGGGAGGCCCCGCCATCGAGCGCGCGGCCCGCGGCGGGGACGCCGCCGCCATCCGCTTTCCCACGGCCAACATGACCGACGGCGCCCTGGACTTCTCCTTCAGCGGGATCAAGACGGCGGTGTCCCTGCACGTTCGCCGCGCCGGAAGCCTGTCGCCAAATCAGGTGGCGGACGTCGCCGCGTCCTTCCAGGCGACCGTGGTCAAGATGCTCGTCCGACAGACGCTCCACGCCGGGCAGCGGCTCGGCACCCGGCGCGTGGTCCTGACGGGCGGCGTCGCCGCCAACACGGAGCTGCGAGGAGCGCTCGAGGGTGGGTGCGTCGATCGCGGCTGGGAGCTCCTGGTTCCCTCCCGACGGCTCTGCACCGACAATGCGGCGATGATCGCCGCCGCGGGCAACGACCGGCTCGAGGCGGGCGAGCGCGCGCCGCTGACCATGAACGCCGTCCCCGACATGGCGTTGGCCTGA